From Canis lupus familiaris isolate Mischka breed German Shepherd chromosome 16, alternate assembly UU_Cfam_GSD_1.0, whole genome shotgun sequence, one genomic window encodes:
- the LOC607754 gene encoding LOW QUALITY PROTEIN: ER membrane protein complex subunit 3-like (The sequence of the model RefSeq protein was modified relative to this genomic sequence to represent the inferred CDS: inserted 1 base in 1 codon): MEGPELLLDSNIRLWVVLPIVIITFFVXHYESILLQSDKKLTQEQVSNSQVLIRSRVLRENGKYIPKQSFLTRKYYFNNPEDGFFKKTKRKVVPPSPMTDPTMLTDMMKSNVTNVLPMILIGGWINMTFSGFVTTKVPFPLTLCFKPMLQQGIELLTLDASRVSSASWYFLSVFGLRSIYSLILGQDNAADQSQMMQEQMTGAAMAMPADTNKAFKTEWEALELTDHQWALDDVEEELMAKDLHFEGMFKKELQTSIF, from the exons ATGGAGGGGCCGGAGCTACTGCTTGACTCCAACATCCGCCTTTGGGTGGTCCTACCCATCGTTATCATCACCTTCTTTG GGCACTACGAGTCGATCCTGCTGCAGAGTGACAAGAAGCTCACTCAGGAACAAGTCTCCAACAGTCAAGTCCTAATTCGAAGCAGAGTCCtcagggaaaatggaaaatacattcCCAAACAGTCTTTCTTGACACGAAAATATTACTTCAACAACCCAGAGGatggatttttcaaaaaaactaaaaggaaggTAGTGCCTCCTTCTCCTATGACTGATCCCACTATGCTCACAGACATGATGAAAAGCAATGTGACAAATGTTCTCCCTATGATTCTTATTGGTGGCTGGATCAACATGACATTCTCTGGCTTTGTCACAACCAAGGTACCATTTCCACTGACTCTCTGTTTTAAGCCTATGCTACAGCAGGGAATTGAACTACTCACATTAGATGCATCCCGCGTGAGCTCTGCATCCTGGTACTTCCTCAGTGTCTTTGGGCTTCGGAGCATTTACTCTCTGATTCTGGGCCAAGATAATGCCGCTGACCAGTCACAGATGATGCAGGAACAGATGACTGGAGCAGCCATGGCCATGCCTGCGGACACCAACAAAGCTTTCAAGACAGAGTGGGAAGCTTTGGAGCTGACGGATCACCAGTGGGCACTAGATGATGTCGAAGAGGAGCTCATGGCCAAAGATCTCCACTTTGAAGGCATGTTCAAAAAGGAATTACAGACCTCTATTTTTTGA